One Hippoglossus hippoglossus isolate fHipHip1 chromosome 5, fHipHip1.pri, whole genome shotgun sequence genomic window carries:
- the LOC117761970 gene encoding retinol dehydrogenase 10-A: MIFLMDLQMMLLDVIYFILRNSVRVVLRPRTKPVDGELVLITGAGGGLGRLFAQEFTKHGAEVVLWDINSSSNEQTAKLVHEMGGMAHTYTVDVTKREDVYRKADLVRKDLGRDVTILVNNAGVVAGERMLDCPDELIEKTMKVNCHALFWTVKAFLPQMKAQNHGHIVTIASVLGLFSTSCVEDYCASKFAAVGFHESLAHELLAEEVEGVKTTLVCPYIVDTGMFEGCKIREEVELVLPPLEPQYCVEQAMNAILIDQPMVCIPRLTYLPFLSRALLPWESNVVVYRFMGSDKCMYPFIETKKQASNGCIKVA, translated from the exons ATGATTTTTCTAATGGACCTCCAGATGATGCTGCTGGATGTGATTTACTTCATCCTGCGTAACTCTGTGCGGGTGGTCCTGCGCCCACGCACCAAGCCTGTGGATGGTGAGCTGGTGCTGATCACTGGTGCAGGAGGCGGCCTGGGTCGCCTCTTCGCTCAGGAATTCACCAAGCACGGGGCAGAGGTGGTGCTGTGGGACATCAACAGCAGCTCCAATGAGCAGACAGCCAAGCTGGTGCATGAGATGGGGGGCATGGCGCACACCTACACGGTGGATGTGACCAAGCGGGAGGATGTGTACCGCAAAGCAGACCTCGTGAGGAAGGACCTGGGCCGAGATGTTACCATACTGGTGAACAATGCTGGAGTGGTGGCAGGGGAGCGCATGTTGGACTGTCCCGATGAGCTGATTGAGAAGACCATGAAAGTCAACTGTCACGCCCTCTTCTGG acagTGAAGGCCTTCCTCCCCCAGATGAAGGCCCAGAATCACGGTCACATCGTCACCATCGCCAGCGTCCTCGGCCTCTTCAGCACATCTTGTGTCGAG GATTACTGTGCCAGTAAGTTTGCTGCAGTGGGTTTTCACGAGTCTCTGGCCCATGAGCTCCTGGCAGAGGAGGTTGAAGGAGTGAAGACTACACTTGTGTGTCCCTATATTGTGGACACGGGCATGTTTGAAGGCTGCAAGATACG GGAGGAAGTGGAACTGGTGCTCCCCCCTCTGGAGCCCCAGTACTGCGTGGAGCAGGCCATGAACGCCATCTTGATAGACCAACCAATGGTGTGCATCCCCCGCCTCACCtacctccccttcctctccagAGC GTTGTTGCCGTGGGAATCCAATGTTGTTGTGTATCGCTTCATGGGCTCCGACAAGTGCATGTACCCCTTCATCGAGACCAAGAAACAGGCGTCTAATGGCTGCATTAAGGTTGCATAG